In a single window of the Elaeis guineensis isolate ETL-2024a chromosome 4, EG11, whole genome shotgun sequence genome:
- the LOC140857054 gene encoding LOW QUALITY PROTEIN: serine/threonine protein phosphatase 2A regulatory subunit B''beta-like (The sequence of the model RefSeq protein was modified relative to this genomic sequence to represent the inferred CDS: inserted 1 base in 1 codon): MVGMDAEVERDVTAIDPDLLQLSEVSPLALKQNPEIAQGLYSQWLTLPETSRLVKSLIEDAKTGAPLNVPGSSNSTNAAAGTSLPSMFPAGSAPPLSPRSTSGSPRAVRRGAGTGVSSFGSPLKLVSEPVREVIPQFYFQNGRPPPKELKEQCLSRIDHLFFAHMDGLQIHEFKSITRDICKLPSFFSSALFRKIDVDRTGVVTRDAFVDYWVNSNMMTRDIATQIFIILKQPDRKYLTQEDFKPVLRELLATHPGLEFLQGTPEFQERYAETVIYRIFYYVNRSGNGQLTLRELKRGNLIAAMQHADEEEDINKVLRYFSYEHFYVIYCKFWELDTDHDFLIDKENLIRYGNHALTYRIVDRIFSQIPRKFTSMVEGXMGYEDFVYFMLSEEDKSSEPSLEYWFKCIDLDGNGILTPNEMQFFYEEQLHRMECMAQEPVLFEDILCQMIDMIAPENESYFTLRDLKGNKLSGNVFNILFNLNKFMAFETRDPFLIRQEREEPTLTEWDRFAHREYIRLSMEEDAEDASNGSGDVWDESLEAPFLKSNRGT; this comes from the exons ATGGTGGGGATGGATGCGGAAGTCGAAAGAGACGTTACGGCCATCGACCCGGACCTGCTGCAGCTATCGGAGGTTTCTCCGTTGGCGTTGAAACAGAACCCCGAGATTGCACAAGGGCTCTACTCACAGTGGCTGACGCTTCCGGAAACCTCTAGACTG GTGAAATCATTAATCGAGGATGCAAAAACTGGTGCACCCCTGAATGTTCCTGGCAGCTCTAACAGTACAAATGCTGCAGCAGGCACTTCACTGCCTTCCATGTTCCCTGCTGGCAGTGCACCTCCTCTATCACCTAGAAgcacttctggatctcctcgtgcTGTAAGACGTGGTGCAGGAACTGGAGTTTCATCATTTGGATCTCCACTAAAATTAGTTAGTGAGCCAGTGAGAGAGGTCATACCTCAG TTCTATTTTCAAAATGGGCGTCCACCTCCAAAAGAACTGAAAGAGCAGTGCTTATCCAGAATTGATCATCTTTTCTTTGCCCACATGGATGGACTACAAATTCATG AATTTAAATCCATCACAAGGGACATTTGCAAGCTACCATCATTCTTTTCCAGTGCTCTGTTTAGAAAAATTGATGTCGACCGAACTGGAGTTGTAACAAG GGATGCATTTGTTGATTATTGGGTCAATAGCAACATGATGACAAGAGATATAGCCACCCAGATATTTATCATTCTGAAGCAACCTGATCGCAAGTACCTCACTCAG GAGGACTTTAAACCTGTCCTTCGAGAACTTTTGGCGACCCATCCAGGGTTGGAATTCTTACAGGGCACACCTGAGTTTCAGGAAAGATATG CGGAGACTGTTATATACAGAATCTTTTACTATGTGAATAGATCTGGAAATGGCCAGCTTACCCTTAGAGAATTGAAACGCGGGAATTTAATTGCTGCAATGCAGCATGCTGATGAGGAGGAAGATATTAACAAAGTTTTGAG GTACTTCTCCTATGAGCACTTCTATGTAATATACTGCAAGTTTTGGGAACTTGATACGGATCATGATTTCTTGATTGACAAAGAGAATCTCATCAGATATGGAAACCATGCACTGACGTATAGAATCGTCGATAGAATTTTTTCACAG ATACCCAGGAAATTTACTAGCATGGTTGAAG AAATGGGTTACGAAGATTTTGTTTATTTTATGCTGTCAGAGGAAGATAAATCATCTGAGCCTAGTCTTGAGTATTG GTTCAAATGTATAGATTTGGACGGAAATGGAATTCTGACTCCCAATGAAATGCAATTCTTTTATGAGGAGCAGTTGCATCGTATGGAATGCATGGCACAGGAACCCGTACTCTTTGAGGACATTTTATGCCAGATGATTGATATGATTGCACCAGAG AATGAGAGTTACTTTACACTACGTGACTTAAAAGGCAATAAACTTTCAGGAAATGTTTTTAACATCCTTTTCAATCTGAACAAATTCATGGCATTTGAAACTCGTGATCCATTTCTCATTCGTCAG GAGCGCGAAGAACCAACTTTGACTGAATGGGATCGTTTTGCACACAGAGAGTACATTAGGCTTTCTATGGAAGAAGATGCTGAAGATGCCTCTAATGGGAGTGGAGATGTTTGGGATGAGTCACTTGAGGCTccatttttaaaatcaaacagaG GTACCTGA
- the LOC105033610 gene encoding vacuolar protein sorting-associated protein 2 homolog 3 isoform X2: protein MGIEREITALQLEEKKLVAEIKRTAKTGNEAGTKILARQLVRLRQQISNLQGNRAQMRGIATHTQAMYANTSVAAGMKGAGKAMGAINKQMAPAKQMKIMQEFQRQSAQMDMTSEMMADSIDNVLDNDEAEEETEDVTNQVLDEIGVDIASQLSSAPKGKVTGKNVQSAESSEMDDLEKRLAALRSS from the exons GTATCGAGAGGGAGATCACAGCATTGCAGTTAGAG GAAAAGAAGCTGGTCGCGGAGATAAAAAGGACAGCCAAAACTGGAAATGAG GCTGGAACTAAAATTTTAGCCCGTCAGCTTGTCAGATTAAGGCAGCAAATTTCTAATTTACAAGGTAACCGAGCTCAGATGCGTGGTATAGCAACCCACACACAG GCAATGTATGCCAACACTTCAGTGGCTGCTGGCATGAAAGGTGCAGGCAAGGCAATGGGAGCTATTAATAAG CAAATGGCACCTGCAAAGCAAATGAAGATTATGCAAGAATTTCAAAGACAGTCAGCACAAATGGATATGACA AGTGAGATGATGGCAGACTCCATTGACAATGTATTAGACAATGATGAAGCTGAAGAAGAGACTGAGGACGTAACAAATCAG GTTCTAGATGAAATTGGCGTTGATATTGCATCACAG TTATCATCAGCTCCCAAGGGAAAAGTTACAGGGAAGAACGTTCAAAGTGCTGAAAG